The Novosphingobium humi DNA window CTCGACAAGCCTCTGGAGCTTGGCAGCACGCAGGCCGTCAGAGCGGTCAAGCGCAACCTGCGGCAGGCGGGTTATAACATGAAGCTGAAAGGCGGGATCAAGGTGGGCCATGGCGGCACGCTGGACCCGCTGGCCAGCGGGATTTTGCCGATTGCGCTGGGCGAGGCCACGAAATTGACGGGGCGGATGCTGGATGCGTCCAAGACCTATGATTTCACGGTGAAGTTCGGCGAGGAGACGGAAACGCTCGATCTTGAGGGCAAGGTGGTGGCGGTAAGCGATTTGCGGCCCATTGCGGCGGAAATCGCCGCAGTGTTGCCCAGCTTTACCGGGCCTATCGAGCAGGTGCCGCCCGCCTATTCGGCGCTGATGATCGATGGGGTGCGCGCCTATGACCGCGCGCGCCGGGGCGAGGCGGTGGATATGCCCACACGTGCCGTCACGATCCATGCGCTCGATCTGATCGATGCGGGCGAGGATTGGGCCACTCTGCGCGCCCATGTGTCGAAGGGCACCTATATCCGAAGTCTGGCGCGCGACATTGCCTTGGCG harbors:
- the truB gene encoding tRNA pseudouridine(55) synthase TruB, which translates into the protein MSVHGWIILDKPLELGSTQAVRAVKRNLRQAGYNMKLKGGIKVGHGGTLDPLASGILPIALGEATKLTGRMLDASKTYDFTVKFGEETETLDLEGKVVAVSDLRPIAAEIAAVLPSFTGPIEQVPPAYSALMIDGVRAYDRARRGEAVDMPTRAVTIHALDLIDAGEDWATLRAHVSKGTYIRSLARDIALALGTRGSVTMLRRLSAGPFTLDHAISLDSLNEIGQGAPLETKLLPLEAGLVDIPALSLTPQQAGAVRQGRVLLGQPYPDGLYLARLGNVPVALMMLEGGSAKVERGFNLSDVAE